Part of the Brevibacillus brevis genome is shown below.
TGCTCTGGTTACACTGTGAAAGCGAAGAAAATGAAAATCCGAGGTGGGGTCTATGAACGTCGAAGATATCATAATCAAAGGAGCACGCGAGAATAACCTGAAAAACGTGAATGTCCGTATACCGAAGCGAAAAATCACAATCTTCACCGGCGTCTCGGGCTCGGGAAAATCCTCCTTGGTCTTCGACACCGTAAGCGCAGAAGCGCAGAGGCAGCTTAATGAGACATTTACCGCATTCATCCGCAATCGGCTGCCCCGGTTTAGCCAGCCGGATACCGATCTCATCGAGAACTTGTCCACGGCGGTCGTGATCGACCAGAAACGACTCGGCGGAAACTCCCGTTCGACAGTCGGCACAGTCACGGATATTTATGCCATGCTTCGGTTGCTTTTCTCCAGAATTGGCAAGCCGTTTGTCGGCTCTTCACATGTTTTCTCGTTTAACGACCCGGCCGGCATGTGCCCGGAATGCTCCGGAGTCGGACAGGTGGTGCAGTTTGATATAGACAAGCTGCTCGACAGGTCCAAGTCGCTGAATGAAGGCGCAATCCTGTTCCCCGTATTTAAAGTGGGAAGCTGGTACTTGAATACGTATACCCATTCCGGTTTGTTCGACAACGACAAGCGGCTTGCCGACTATACGCCGGCAGAATGGGATACCCTCCTCCACGGCAAAGAAAGCAAGATCGTATACCGTACCAAGGGCGGCGATATCGAGTCGGATTATGAAGGTCTGCTGCCCAAGCTCACCCGCCTGTATTTGAAGCGGGACAGCAGCGAGATGTCAGATGCCAAACGCGAAACCCTGGACCGCTTTCTCTCCTATAGCGAGTGTACCCTTTGCGGGGGAAGCCGGCTTAATCAAGCGGCCTTGAACTGCCGGATTAACGGATACAACATTGCCCAATGCGCAGCGATGGAGATTAGCGAGCTAATCCGTATGATTGAAGCCATTCGGGATCCGGTTGCCGGTCCGATGATTGACGGGATTCTGACCCGTTTAAATCATCTGGTCTCTATTGGGCTGGAGTATCTGAGTCTGGACCGTAAAACTTCAACTTTGTCGGGCGGGGAGTCGCAGCGCATAAAGATGGTCCGTCATTTGAGCAGCAGTCTGACCGACATGATCTACATTTTCGATGAACCGAGTGTCGGGCTGCATCCACGGGATGTCCATCGTCTGAACGACATGCTCCGCAAGCTCCGGGACAAAGGGAATACCGTGCTCGTCGTCGAACACGACCGCGAAGTCATGGAGATCGCCGATTACATCATCGATGTCGGACCTCATGCGGGAACCCGCGGCGGAGAAATCGTCTACGAAGGCGACTTTGCGGGCTTGCTGCGCGCGGATACATTGACAGGACGATATTTGAAGCAAAGTCTGCCCTTGAAAACTTCAACGAGGGTACCCAAGGGTTGGATGACCGTAGCTGGCGCCAAGCTGCACAATCTGAAGGATGTGACCGTCGATATACCCGTCGGTGTGCTGACCGTGGTAACGGGAGTAGCCGGCTCAGGCAAAAGTACGTTGATTAACGGAGCATTCCTGCCATCGCATCCGGAAGCGATTGTCATTGATCAGTCGGCCGTGGGCACGTCCATCCGTTCCAATCCGGCTACCTATACGGGGATGATGGATGAGATCCGCCGGCTGTTCGCAGCCGCCAACAAAGTGAGCGCTTCCCTGTTTAGCTTCAACTCCAAGGGAGCCTGCTCCAACTGTCAGGGTCTTGGAATCATCTACACGGATTTGGCCTTTCTCGAGCCGGTAAGGACGACATGTGAAACATGCGGGGGCAAGCGGTTCAGCGATGAAGTGCTGCAGTATAAACTGAACGGAAAATCTATCAGCGACGTACTCGCGATGACAGTACGGGAAGCTTCGGCGTTCTTCAGTGGGAAGGAACTGCTCCGTAAAATGCGGACGCTTGAGGATGTGGGACTCGGATACATAACGCTGGGCCAGCCTCTGAGCACCTTGTCGGGCGGAGAATGCCAACGCATCGAACTGGCTGGGGAACTTCACAAGGAAGGCAGTCTCTATGTAATGGACGAGCCGACAACCGGACTGCATATGTCCGATATCTCGCGTCTGATGGACATTATGAACCGCTTGGTCGACGGGGGCAACACGGTGGTGGTCATCGAACACAACCTGGATGTAATCAAGAGCGCAGACTGGATCATTGACATGGGTCCTGAGGGCGGTCACCGTGGAGGACGAATTGTATTCGAAGGCACTCCTGTCCAGCTTGCTGCTGCCGAGCATTCGATAACGGGGGCGTATTTGCGCAAGGCAGAAACCTGCCAGGGAGAGTCTTCCTGACGGGGTACGCTGCAACGGACCCTTCATTTATGAAGTTCTCGGGTTCCGACTCGGTAAAGTGATTCCACACAACCGTCCAATCCTCTGGAATTTTCAGTGGTACAAGTGGAAGCGGCATAGGCTCATCCACTCCATCCCGTTAAATTTTTTCGCCGTAACTTATGGTTACGGTTCTCCGCGCTGTCTGTAACGGCAAGTTTTAGGGCCATCCTTTGCGGGATGGCCCTTAAAATTACTAATTTCCTCGAGAAATAGAATCTCCGGGGTTCTTTCTAGTGATTATTCTTAAGGAAAGGTATGTCCAACAGAAGTCGTCAAGAAAAGAAATTCGTTACCTCTGTTATAAAACGTTCAGGTTCTTCAATGCTTGGAGCATGGCCGGAATGCATGAATTCCATGAAGGTCGCATCGGGCATCCCTCGAGACGTTATGCCTCAATTTTCGCCCTACTTGTGATACGGTTCCCCCCGACTAATCCGAAACGCCCGATAAACCTGCTCCAGCAGCACCAGTCTCACCAGCTGATGGGGAAACGTCATCTTGGAAAACGACAACAGCGCATCCGCCCGCTTCAACACCGTGTCGGCGAGCCCAAGTGACCCCCCGATCACAAACGCCACCTGGCTGCGCCCGTGCAGTGCCAGCCTGTCCATCTCCGCCGACAGCTTTTCCGACGACCACATCTGGCCCTCGATGGCCAGCGCGATGACGTACTGATCCTGCTTGATCTGCGCCAGGATGCGCTCGCCTTCCTTGCGCTTCACCTGCTCCATCTCCGCCGCGCTCATCTCTTCCGGCGCCTTTTCGTCGCTGACCTCCACGATCTGCAGCTTGCAGTACGCCGAGAGCCGTTTGCTGTACTCCTCGATGCCCTCGCGCAAATATTTTTCCTTGAGCTTCCCTACTGAAATGATCGAAATTTGCACGTCTCTACAATCCTTTCTCTTTCAACAGCGCGACCTTCGCCGGGGCACCGCACTCCCGGCAGCGCTTGTCCATCTCATCCGCAATCAGGTCCGCCCGGTATGTATCCGGCGCCGCCTCGAAATCGTTGACGTAATCGTCCAGCTCCTGGTCGAAGTGCTCCATGCACGCGAAGCGCACGGGAAATCCCGGCTGCAGCGCCACTTCCTTGCCTTCGATTGTTACGCTCTCCAGCTTCTTGTCCATCTTTCTGTACCCCTTTTCCGTCCATACGTGATTTCGCTCTATATTCTACCCCAGATTGGAAAGAAAACAAATGGCTGCCCGGCTGGCCGGAAGCCTCCTGCAACCAAAAAAAGAGCGCCGAGAAAAGCCTCGGCGCTTGCAAGAAGGGATCTATTCGAAAATAGATAGAGGGGAACTAGGTACTACATTTATGCAAACGGGACAAACTGCATCCCGGAATTGCCTGTCAAAGGTTACGAATTCATTCGTTTTCGGCCGTTACGGGTGATGACAAGCGGCCCTTATTCATTCCGACCTTATTGGTCAGGGGACTTCGTCAGTTTCACGCTGGTGGTCTTCTTGAAACCATCGCGGTAGTAGGTAATCTCGACAGAATCACCCGGTTTTTTGTCCAGGGTCAGGTATTTGCGGAGCTGAGCGCCGTTGTTGATGTCCTTGCCGTCCATCTTGACGATGACGTCGTACTGTCTCAGTCCTGCCTGGCCTGCCGGCGAGAATTTGCCTACCTCGTTCTGGATCACGACACCGGCCTGTACGTCGTCAGGCAGATTCAGAGTCTCTTTCCAGTTGTAGCGCGGCACGTTGGTCAGGTCGTATGGAGTGACGCCCAGATACGCGCGCTCCAGTTTGCCTTTTTCCATCAGCTCGCTGACGATGGCTTTCACGTCGTTGATCGGGAGGGCGAAGCCCAAGCCTTCGACGCCTTCCTTGGAGATCTTCAATGTATTGATACCGATAACCTGGCCTTTGATGTTGACCAGTGCGCCACCGCTGTTGCCAGGGTTGATCGCGGCATCCGTCTGCAGAACATCCAGTTCCCAGTCGTCTTGGCCGTCTTCGTTGAGGTCCATCGGCATGGAGCGCTCAAGCGAGGAGATGATGCCTTGGGTCACCGTACGGGAGAACTTCATGCCCAGCGGGTTCCCGATGGCGATGGCCGGCTCGCCGACTTGCAGCGTCGAAGAGTCGCCCAGTTCCGCGACGGTCGATACTTTGGAGGCGTCGATCTCCAGTACGGCGAGATCGGCAAACATATCGGCACCCAGGATCTTCGCTTCCACCTTGTCGCCGGTTGGGAGCGCGACCTCCAGTTTTTGCGCCTGGTCAATGACGTGGTAGTTGGTGATGATGTGGGCTTTTCCGCCCTTCTTCTCGAAGATGACGCCGGAGCCTTCGCCCTGCTCGACATCTTGGGAATTGCCGTTCACCCAGTTGGTCCGGGTACGGCCGATGTTGATGACGCCGACTACGGCGTTTTCCACTTTTTTCACGGCGTCCACCGTGCCTGTCTCCACCTTCACGGAGACCGGTGTCGCAAACAGACTGGCTGTCGGATTGCTCATGACGTTGGAAGCGCTCG
Proteins encoded:
- a CDS encoding trypsin-like peptidase domain-containing protein gives rise to the protein MGFYDDLTRVERNDRRGRGVGRMIMTSVTSAVIGGMVVLLALPTLSNAGYINMVKPSASNVMSNPTASLFATPVSVKVETGTVDAVKKVENAVVGVINIGRTRTNWVNGNSQDVEQGEGSGVIFEKKGGKAHIITNYHVIDQAQKLEVALPTGDKVEAKILGADMFADLAVLEIDASKVSTVAELGDSSTLQVGEPAIAIGNPLGMKFSRTVTQGIISSLERSMPMDLNEDGQDDWELDVLQTDAAINPGNSGGALVNIKGQVIGINTLKISKEGVEGLGFALPINDVKAIVSELMEKGKLERAYLGVTPYDLTNVPRYNWKETLNLPDDVQAGVVIQNEVGKFSPAGQAGLRQYDVIVKMDGKDINNGAQLRKYLTLDKKPGDSVEITYYRDGFKKTTSVKLTKSPDQ
- the rlmH gene encoding 23S rRNA (pseudouridine(1915)-N(3))-methyltransferase RlmH, which gives rise to MQISIISVGKLKEKYLREGIEEYSKRLSAYCKLQIVEVSDEKAPEEMSAAEMEQVKRKEGERILAQIKQDQYVIALAIEGQMWSSEKLSAEMDRLALHGRSQVAFVIGGSLGLADTVLKRADALLSFSKMTFPHQLVRLVLLEQVYRAFRISRGEPYHK
- a CDS encoding excinuclease ABC subunit UvrA, coding for MNVEDIIIKGARENNLKNVNVRIPKRKITIFTGVSGSGKSSLVFDTVSAEAQRQLNETFTAFIRNRLPRFSQPDTDLIENLSTAVVIDQKRLGGNSRSTVGTVTDIYAMLRLLFSRIGKPFVGSSHVFSFNDPAGMCPECSGVGQVVQFDIDKLLDRSKSLNEGAILFPVFKVGSWYLNTYTHSGLFDNDKRLADYTPAEWDTLLHGKESKIVYRTKGGDIESDYEGLLPKLTRLYLKRDSSEMSDAKRETLDRFLSYSECTLCGGSRLNQAALNCRINGYNIAQCAAMEISELIRMIEAIRDPVAGPMIDGILTRLNHLVSIGLEYLSLDRKTSTLSGGESQRIKMVRHLSSSLTDMIYIFDEPSVGLHPRDVHRLNDMLRKLRDKGNTVLVVEHDREVMEIADYIIDVGPHAGTRGGEIVYEGDFAGLLRADTLTGRYLKQSLPLKTSTRVPKGWMTVAGAKLHNLKDVTVDIPVGVLTVVTGVAGSGKSTLINGAFLPSHPEAIVIDQSAVGTSIRSNPATYTGMMDEIRRLFAAANKVSASLFSFNSKGACSNCQGLGIIYTDLAFLEPVRTTCETCGGKRFSDEVLQYKLNGKSISDVLAMTVREASAFFSGKELLRKMRTLEDVGLGYITLGQPLSTLSGGECQRIELAGELHKEGSLYVMDEPTTGLHMSDISRLMDIMNRLVDGGNTVVVIEHNLDVIKSADWIIDMGPEGGHRGGRIVFEGTPVQLAAAEHSITGAYLRKAETCQGESS
- a CDS encoding CxxH/CxxC protein gives rise to the protein MDKKLESVTIEGKEVALQPGFPVRFACMEHFDQELDDYVNDFEAAPDTYRADLIADEMDKRCRECGAPAKVALLKEKGL